A part of Amycolatopsis lurida genomic DNA contains:
- a CDS encoding sce7726 family protein has protein sequence MNDRDIRAALRVHLESTTERGAIIRDELGLCLGDTRVDIAVIGGTLAGFEIKSDRDRLDRLPGQIDRYSRVLDFATLVCGPRHQTKASTLLPSWWGIWVAEEQDGAITFQPMRDASRNPAPDPYTVAQLLWRDEAMAALRERDLHRGMSSATRFRLWERMADTMSITDIQQTVHAAIMARPDWQVCS, from the coding sequence GTGAACGACCGCGACATCCGGGCCGCGCTACGTGTCCACCTTGAGTCAACCACGGAACGCGGCGCGATCATCCGCGATGAGCTGGGCTTATGCCTCGGAGATACCCGTGTCGACATCGCGGTCATCGGAGGAACCTTGGCGGGGTTCGAGATCAAGAGCGACCGCGACAGGTTAGACCGACTACCAGGCCAAATCGACCGCTACAGCCGCGTGCTTGACTTCGCGACTCTCGTTTGCGGACCACGTCACCAGACCAAGGCATCGACCTTGCTGCCCAGCTGGTGGGGTATTTGGGTGGCGGAGGAGCAGGACGGCGCGATCACCTTCCAGCCGATGCGTGATGCGTCGCGCAACCCAGCCCCTGACCCCTATACCGTCGCGCAGCTGCTGTGGCGCGACGAGGCTATGGCCGCGCTACGCGAACGTGACCTTCACCGAGGCATGTCCTCCGCGACCCGCTTCCGACTGTGGGAACGCATGGCAGACACGATGTCGATCACGGACATTCAGCAGACGGTGCACGCAGCGATCATGGCGCGCCCAGACTGGCAAGTCTGCTCGTGA
- a CDS encoding DEAD/DEAH box helicase, whose amino-acid sequence MAVLGAVTCRLLLFEQRMLRGTSMAGDPRAAQVVRFWRAVETFSPQSAPRPTRNRRQGADEIVLDLAADDIAPWDQRHWIAKAALPKGKVWQFSVYGGIYGLPAAREALAAVFGRENNEFVERDDSDTAMFAFTLDAEGYLVEDSPCLSACAWAISRLQKPGPDAPGWLEGFKTEEKAFVAALNRLAPPKPVRSGSRGNGFAAKAGKAVLGQLKGAAADAVTTGAKATGDAVKVTTAAALTTVAGPLIGGIAGAAAGTFVEKLLTPPAPKPESATAATGATSDQQTTEPPLSEPPLMTPQLVHAFVSRLGAALDVTDLLKVEGVRVKCVQVHQRTADEASEQNFLNSFISDDLLRIEAAVRDGDVGPGIDSYLADTASIPVGNRIDVRSFPETVVGKVAPKHIPGGRWPTAIDRPLAVSQQFAVNEIMGEFASASGVFAVNGPPGTGKTTMLRDVVAAVVVDRAQRIVDLRVAHPTDAFAERTDRVPLRPKYTATVHWLRPELTGSEIVVATAGNKAAANITMEIPGIDAVRGAEDAACGADYFTELASNVLGAEAWGLIAAKLGKRSNRGTFVKRFWWGDQAGGGSASAPEQPAPIKGMKEILEDAAARPLTADIWAESVRRFKQVRAEVDELTAQRQQAADVIDRLVPRKAGLVDLRATVDAARTATAHHTAALAEANAKLVVVEKKAADAGEACDEHAARQPNFWVSLSTFFRAGREWDTKRRKLDRALDDAKAAVEAVRSTVAIHRAAVGEASTAQRRHEVRLQKTLHEIAALENQLAQARARWPERLPYRADFATDEEFQLCTPWADAAYTEARNRLFLEALRLHKTFILGAEPRLKDNLDVAMAMLREGLRMPAETLRMVWQSFFLVVPVVSTTFASLPHLFRGLERETFGWLFIDEAGQATPQQALGGIWRARRSVIVGDPQQLKPIVPLPLSAQHALRRNHRVDEQWTPENASVQRLADRSARFGTSLPEPDGNGRVWVGAPLRVHRRCERLMFGISNDIAYGGDLMIYGTQVKGDYPGHSAWIDVRGPSSDNWVPEEGKALAHLLDELKRDGIAPEEIRVISPFRDTVRGATGVSSNRLGWTFARENVGTVHTVQGQESNVIILVLGSAPRKVRAREWAAETPNLLNVAVSRAKRRIYVIGNRGLWREQRFFETLAARLSVRAWPMDDLPDNVHRTF is encoded by the coding sequence GTGGCAGTACTCGGCGCGGTAACGTGTCGGCTGCTTCTTTTCGAGCAAAGAATGCTGCGGGGGACATCGATGGCTGGAGATCCACGCGCCGCGCAAGTGGTGCGGTTTTGGCGGGCAGTGGAAACGTTCAGTCCGCAGAGCGCGCCGCGCCCGACACGGAACCGACGTCAGGGCGCGGACGAAATCGTACTGGACCTGGCAGCCGACGATATTGCTCCTTGGGATCAGCGGCATTGGATCGCCAAAGCTGCGTTGCCCAAGGGTAAAGTATGGCAGTTCAGCGTGTACGGCGGAATCTATGGCTTGCCCGCTGCGCGTGAGGCGTTAGCCGCGGTTTTCGGTCGCGAGAACAACGAATTCGTAGAACGCGACGACTCGGATACAGCGATGTTCGCGTTCACCCTCGACGCCGAAGGCTACTTGGTCGAGGACTCACCTTGCTTGTCCGCTTGCGCATGGGCGATCAGCAGGCTCCAAAAGCCTGGACCGGACGCACCAGGCTGGCTGGAGGGATTCAAAACCGAGGAGAAGGCGTTCGTCGCAGCGCTCAATCGACTTGCTCCGCCCAAGCCGGTTCGGTCCGGCTCGAGGGGTAACGGGTTTGCGGCCAAGGCTGGTAAAGCAGTGCTTGGCCAGCTCAAAGGCGCGGCCGCCGATGCGGTGACGACTGGGGCGAAGGCGACTGGTGACGCAGTCAAGGTCACGACGGCAGCCGCTCTGACCACCGTGGCCGGCCCGCTCATCGGCGGTATCGCTGGGGCGGCGGCTGGCACGTTCGTGGAGAAGCTGCTTACCCCGCCGGCACCGAAGCCCGAATCGGCAACCGCAGCCACGGGAGCCACTTCTGACCAGCAGACTACCGAGCCGCCACTATCCGAACCGCCGCTGATGACACCGCAGCTCGTGCATGCTTTCGTGTCGCGGCTCGGTGCAGCGTTGGACGTGACTGACCTGCTCAAGGTCGAAGGGGTACGGGTGAAGTGCGTTCAGGTCCACCAACGCACCGCGGACGAGGCGTCAGAACAGAACTTCCTGAACAGCTTCATCTCCGATGACCTACTCCGTATAGAGGCCGCGGTGCGGGACGGTGATGTCGGTCCCGGGATCGACTCTTACCTGGCCGACACAGCCTCCATTCCGGTCGGCAATCGGATCGATGTGCGCTCGTTCCCCGAGACTGTCGTGGGCAAGGTCGCGCCGAAGCACATTCCCGGAGGACGGTGGCCGACCGCGATCGATAGGCCCTTGGCGGTGAGTCAGCAGTTCGCGGTCAACGAGATCATGGGCGAGTTCGCCTCGGCGTCCGGAGTTTTCGCGGTGAACGGACCACCCGGCACCGGCAAGACGACCATGTTGCGCGACGTGGTGGCCGCCGTTGTCGTCGACCGTGCCCAGCGCATCGTCGACCTACGGGTGGCGCATCCGACCGATGCATTCGCCGAGCGGACCGATCGAGTCCCGTTGAGGCCGAAGTACACCGCGACTGTGCACTGGCTTCGACCAGAGCTGACCGGTTCCGAAATCGTGGTCGCGACCGCGGGCAACAAGGCAGCGGCCAACATCACCATGGAGATCCCTGGAATTGATGCGGTGCGTGGAGCAGAGGACGCGGCTTGCGGAGCCGACTACTTCACCGAGCTGGCCAGCAATGTGCTCGGGGCAGAAGCGTGGGGGTTGATCGCGGCCAAGCTCGGGAAACGGAGCAACCGCGGTACGTTTGTCAAGCGTTTCTGGTGGGGTGACCAGGCTGGTGGGGGCAGCGCTTCAGCGCCGGAGCAGCCGGCGCCGATTAAGGGCATGAAAGAGATCCTCGAAGACGCGGCCGCGCGCCCGCTGACCGCGGACATCTGGGCAGAATCTGTGCGTCGGTTCAAGCAGGTGCGTGCCGAGGTCGACGAGTTAACAGCCCAGCGGCAGCAGGCCGCTGATGTGATTGATCGACTCGTCCCTCGCAAGGCAGGACTCGTCGATTTACGAGCCACTGTCGACGCGGCACGCACGGCAACCGCACACCACACCGCAGCCCTCGCCGAAGCGAACGCCAAGCTGGTAGTTGTGGAGAAGAAGGCCGCGGATGCCGGCGAAGCATGCGACGAGCACGCGGCGCGCCAACCCAACTTCTGGGTGTCCCTCTCTACTTTCTTTCGTGCTGGACGTGAGTGGGACACGAAACGCCGTAAACTCGACAGAGCACTCGATGACGCGAAGGCGGCTGTCGAGGCCGTCCGATCGACAGTGGCCATCCATAGGGCTGCGGTGGGGGAGGCCAGCACCGCGCAGCGGCGGCACGAGGTCAGGCTGCAGAAGACCCTGCATGAAATCGCCGCGTTGGAAAACCAGCTTGCGCAGGCCCGCGCGCGGTGGCCGGAGCGCCTTCCGTATCGGGCGGATTTCGCCACAGATGAAGAGTTCCAACTCTGCACGCCGTGGGCTGACGCCGCGTACACCGAGGCTCGCAATCGTCTGTTCCTTGAGGCGCTCCGTCTGCACAAGACCTTTATCCTCGGTGCGGAGCCCCGGCTGAAGGACAACCTCGACGTCGCCATGGCGATGTTGCGCGAAGGTCTGCGCATGCCGGCTGAGACACTGCGCATGGTATGGCAATCCTTCTTCCTCGTTGTTCCGGTTGTTTCCACCACCTTTGCCTCGCTGCCGCACCTGTTTCGCGGTCTTGAGCGTGAAACGTTCGGATGGTTGTTCATCGATGAGGCCGGTCAGGCAACGCCGCAACAGGCACTCGGTGGGATCTGGCGTGCTCGACGCAGCGTGATCGTCGGAGACCCGCAGCAGCTGAAGCCGATTGTGCCATTGCCCCTGTCCGCGCAGCACGCGTTGAGGCGCAACCATCGCGTCGACGAGCAGTGGACGCCGGAAAACGCCTCGGTACAGCGGCTTGCCGATCGTTCGGCTCGGTTCGGCACGTCGCTTCCGGAACCGGATGGCAACGGTCGGGTATGGGTTGGCGCGCCACTACGGGTGCATCGACGCTGCGAACGATTGATGTTCGGCATCTCGAACGATATAGCCTACGGTGGCGACCTAATGATCTACGGAACCCAGGTCAAGGGTGACTATCCCGGCCACAGTGCATGGATCGATGTGCGCGGCCCATCGTCTGACAACTGGGTGCCTGAAGAGGGCAAAGCATTAGCCCACTTGCTCGACGAGCTGAAACGGGATGGCATTGCTCCCGAGGAGATCCGTGTGATCAGCCCGTTCCGTGACACAGTCCGGGGAGCCACGGGGGTCTCCAGCAACCGACTCGGCTGGACGTTTGCCAGAGAAAACGTCGGTACGGTACACACCGTACAGGGCCAGGAGTCGAACGTGATCATCCTCGTTCTGGGCAGTGCGCCACGTAAGGTTCGAGCTCGAGAGTGGGCAGCGGAAACACCGAACCTGCTCAATGTCGCGGTGTCCCGGGCGAAACGACGGATTTACGTCATTGGTAACCGCGGTCTCTGGCGGGAACAGCGCTTCTTCGAGACGCTTGCTGCCCGCCTTTCGGTGCGAGCTTGGCCAATGGATGACCTGCCTGACAACGTACACCGAACGTTCTGA
- a CDS encoding beta family protein — MGLLYMPILKGRSGEFEALAHIARSTAGSVLPLIEAVPKSGTTELDVAGFVHKLRTDWPLGEAIAVDLDCLGSDSQPMRWDQLLTDARRYQVKLRPVVHFADKAPVLEVLRTAIAADKRGCCLRIDASELDENPRDLTIWATDLVADLLVEPEEVDLVLDFGVLGDDQVVAHAAERAIEHLEGLPWLDRWRSVVVAGGAFPKDLSNVDPWVLTSLRRREVDLWGGLASRRRFFARQPIFGDYGVGYPPHTPPAPATPSPNIRYAVDGHWMVLRGTKKDPRGNEQYREVCRVVSELPEFGGAELSWGDASIAKVVAEEIGPGNPQKWRAYGTSHHLEYVTSRLASLGAP, encoded by the coding sequence ATGGGGTTGTTGTACATGCCCATCCTGAAGGGGCGGAGCGGAGAATTCGAGGCGCTCGCCCATATCGCCAGAAGTACGGCGGGCTCAGTGCTGCCGCTGATCGAGGCGGTACCCAAGTCGGGCACTACGGAACTCGATGTCGCAGGGTTCGTCCACAAGCTCAGGACCGACTGGCCGTTAGGAGAGGCGATAGCGGTCGACCTCGACTGCCTTGGCTCAGACAGTCAACCGATGCGATGGGACCAGCTACTCACGGACGCGCGGCGCTACCAGGTCAAATTGAGACCCGTCGTCCACTTCGCCGACAAAGCACCGGTTCTGGAGGTGCTACGCACCGCCATTGCTGCCGATAAGCGTGGCTGTTGTCTGCGTATCGATGCGTCGGAGCTTGACGAGAACCCTCGGGACCTCACCATCTGGGCGACAGATCTCGTGGCGGACCTGCTGGTCGAGCCTGAAGAAGTGGACTTGGTCCTGGACTTCGGCGTGCTTGGGGATGACCAGGTGGTCGCACATGCGGCTGAGCGAGCCATCGAACATCTCGAAGGTCTTCCGTGGCTCGACCGGTGGCGTTCTGTCGTAGTCGCTGGGGGAGCTTTCCCCAAGGACCTGTCGAACGTAGACCCGTGGGTGCTGACATCACTGCGCAGGCGAGAGGTCGATCTATGGGGCGGGCTAGCCTCGCGGAGGCGGTTCTTTGCCCGGCAACCGATCTTTGGCGACTACGGCGTGGGGTATCCGCCCCATACTCCGCCCGCTCCTGCCACACCCTCGCCGAATATCCGCTACGCGGTCGATGGTCACTGGATGGTCCTGCGAGGCACGAAGAAGGATCCTCGGGGGAATGAGCAGTACCGTGAGGTTTGCCGGGTTGTCTCTGAGCTGCCGGAATTCGGCGGCGCAGAGCTCAGCTGGGGTGACGCAAGCATCGCCAAGGTCGTCGCTGAGGAGATAGGCCCTGGAAACCCCCAGAAATGGCGGGCATATGGGACAAGCCATCACCTCGAATACGTCACGAGCAGACTTGCCAGTCTGGGCGCGCCATGA
- a CDS encoding HNH endonuclease, with amino-acid sequence MTIDDQPPGVLLQPRGRLATARRHYERSVRRGISLAEYAGSLKAHLETLAELYPDGDARLWGATPTESTGNEKFQALRDRRVGDTVLFYADKAFYASASIAHLFRDPAAARAIWGAELSEGREVTWEHMMALADVQPLDPPVPAEELGVPVPLRGMRLAESSQAATIHALLDGRTHSAKPSSTWLKQESLTRREFVTQLTTLGASRWSDALTVLWMIGKRADCGLRRAIWPEFRDALGPLLVKVGSSEPPEQPVLSLRSTTFWEVDGFDPQRNAFGEDAAAGFTVAANKLLNSTNAQGEVIAVTMRQLPDETDRVELLETVGLAGFASASGQPVERVEGRGLRMRRDAELAKRVKSVHEDTCQVCDVQLETRDGFRSEAAHIRGLGAPHDGPDEIENLLCLCPNHHAQFDGFAIYVDEEWNVRRTRNRELIAPLRREAGHTIDDVHVAYHRALCGREI; translated from the coding sequence GTGACGATCGATGATCAGCCGCCTGGCGTGCTACTGCAGCCTCGCGGACGTTTGGCTACTGCACGCCGCCACTACGAGCGGTCAGTGCGTCGAGGCATCAGTCTCGCCGAGTACGCCGGATCGTTGAAAGCCCATCTCGAGACCCTTGCCGAGCTGTACCCGGATGGTGACGCGAGGCTGTGGGGCGCAACGCCCACCGAGAGCACTGGCAACGAGAAGTTTCAGGCGCTGCGGGACAGGCGTGTAGGAGACACTGTCCTGTTCTATGCCGACAAGGCCTTCTACGCGAGTGCATCGATCGCGCATCTGTTCCGCGACCCCGCCGCCGCGCGTGCGATCTGGGGCGCCGAACTGAGCGAGGGACGCGAGGTGACGTGGGAGCACATGATGGCCCTGGCTGACGTGCAGCCGCTCGATCCGCCGGTCCCCGCGGAAGAGCTGGGGGTGCCGGTTCCGCTGCGAGGCATGCGTCTGGCCGAGTCCAGCCAGGCCGCAACCATCCATGCTTTGCTGGACGGTCGAACACATAGCGCCAAGCCTTCATCCACATGGTTGAAGCAGGAAAGCTTGACACGGCGAGAGTTCGTCACTCAGCTCACGACGCTGGGAGCCTCGCGGTGGTCAGACGCTTTAACCGTATTGTGGATGATCGGCAAGCGAGCAGACTGCGGACTGCGCCGGGCGATTTGGCCGGAGTTTCGCGATGCGCTCGGGCCACTACTGGTCAAGGTCGGCTCGTCCGAGCCGCCTGAACAGCCCGTCCTGTCACTACGTTCCACGACCTTCTGGGAGGTCGACGGATTCGACCCACAGCGTAACGCGTTCGGCGAGGACGCTGCGGCAGGCTTCACGGTCGCAGCGAATAAGCTGCTCAACTCGACCAACGCACAAGGCGAAGTCATCGCCGTGACGATGCGGCAGCTGCCCGATGAAACCGACAGGGTCGAGCTTCTTGAGACCGTAGGTTTGGCCGGATTCGCGAGCGCAAGCGGGCAACCGGTCGAACGGGTCGAAGGCCGGGGTCTGCGCATGCGGCGAGATGCCGAGCTTGCCAAACGAGTCAAGTCTGTTCACGAGGACACCTGCCAGGTCTGCGACGTGCAGCTAGAGACCAGGGACGGTTTCCGAAGCGAAGCGGCCCACATCCGTGGCCTCGGCGCACCACATGACGGACCCGACGAAATTGAGAACCTTCTATGCCTTTGTCCGAATCATCACGCACAGTTCGACGGGTTCGCGATCTACGTCGACGAGGAGTGGAACGTTCGTCGAACCCGCAACCGTGAGTTGATCGCTCCGCTTCGGCGCGAGGCCGGCCACACCATCGACGACGTCCACGTGGCTTACCATCGCGCTCTGTGCGGCCGCGAAATCTGA